One genomic region from Labeo rohita strain BAU-BD-2019 chromosome 7, IGBB_LRoh.1.0, whole genome shotgun sequence encodes:
- the rgs9bp gene encoding regulator of G-protein signaling 9-binding protein, translated as MPLSNNKVADDGTSAQPLQEGKAMVDSLIKVVACYRHLASCVGGCTDNSSLRRDLRQTRERAQALALSCRNHLTARLRDKTLPEAERKETELLWVAFSSCLELLHADMCKVFTMAKHFSLANNSTMVQTGIQGGTTEVAARALSLPDLKEAGDGTQTSSMEGQEQSQLEQEIAQVDRTLEDMELKVNVLRWTVEALGPQYADPVSTDSASLALLSIDEEAAQGFCSRSQMFAIMMLCGVAIFAVVLSVCVVFLV; from the exons ATGCCACTGTCCAACAACAAGGTCGCTGACGATGGAACTTCAGCACAGCCACTGCAAGAGGGAAAAGCAATGGTGGACTCCCTCATCAAG GTGGTGGCATGTTATCGGCACTTGGCCTCCTGTGTTGGTGGATGCACGGACAACTCCAGCCTACGACGCGATCTTCGCCAAACACGAGAACGAGCCCAGGCGCTTGCGCTATCCTGCCGAAACCACCTGACAGCCCGACTGAGGGATAAAACATTACCGGAGGCTGAGAGGAAGGAAACAGAGCTGCTATGGGTGGCATTCTCCTCTTGTCTGGAGCTCTTACATGCAGACATGTGCAAGGTTTTCACCATGGCTAAGCACTTTTCCCTGGCCAATAACAGTACCATGGTGCAAACAGGCATACAGG GGGGGACAACAGAGGTGGCGGCACGGGCCTTGAGCCTGCCTGACCTGAAGGAGGCAGGTGACGGTACCCAGACATCCAGCATGGAGGGTCAGGAGCAGAGTCAGCTGGAGCAAGAGATCGCACAGGTGGACCGTACACTGGAGGACATGGAGCTGAAGGTCAATGTGCTGCGCTGGACAGTGGAGGCACTGGGTCCTCAGTATGCTGACCCCGTCAGCACTGACAGCGCTTCGCTAGCGCTGCTGTCCATCGACGAAGAGGCAGCTCAAGGCTTTTGCAGTCGTAGCCAGATGTTTGCAATAATGATGCTGTGTGGTGTGGCGATCTTTGCTGTGGTGCTGTCAGTGTGTGTGGTGTTCCTGGTCTAA